A single Argentina anserina chromosome 7, drPotAnse1.1, whole genome shotgun sequence DNA region contains:
- the LOC126803882 gene encoding KIN17-like protein has translation MGKNDFLTPKAIANRIKAKGLQKLRWYCQMCQKQCRDENGFKCHCMSESHQRQMLIFGENPHRVVEGYTEEFESSFLEHMKRSHRFSRIAATVVYNEYINDRHHVHMNSTEWATLTEFVKHLGRTGKCKVEETPKGWFITYIDRDSETLFKEREKLKRVKADLAEEEKQEREIKKQIERVYQSMPVSDNVDGQGGEGVSRELKIEAGVKIGFALGGGKKERGESSKLVFEEVEDEKKSKKAKTGGGGGAGSAALEELMREEERKKERVNRKDYWVCEGIIVKVMSKALAEKGYYKQKGVVRKVIDKYVGEIQMLESKHVLRVDQKELETVIPQIGCLVKIVNGAYRGSNARLLAVDTDKFCAKVQIEKGVYDGRVLQAVDYEDICKLA, from the coding sequence ATGGGGAAGAACGACTTCCTAACCCCGAAGGCGATCGCAAACCGCATCAAAGCCAAAGGCCTCCAGAAGCTCCGGTGGTACTGCCAGATGTGCCAGAAGCAGTGCCGCGACGAGAACGGCTTCAAGTGCCACTGCATGAGCGAGAGCCACCAGCGCCAGATGCTCATCTTCGGCGAGAACCCCCACCGCGTCGTCGAAGGCTACACCGAGGAGTTCGAGTCCAGCTTCCTCGAGCACATGAAGCGCAGCCACCGCTTCAGCCGCATCGCCGCCACCGTCGTCTACAACGAGTACATCAACGACCGCCACCACGTCCACATGAACTCCACGGAGTGGGCCACGCTGACGGAGTTCGTCAAGCATTTGGGCCGGACCGGCAAGTGCAAGGTGGAGGAGACGCCGAAGGGGTGGTTCATAACGTACATTGATCGCGATTCGGAGACTTTGTTTAAGGAGAGGGAGAAGCTGAAGAGAGTGAAGGCCGATCtggcggaggaggagaagcAGGAGAGGGAGATTAAGAAGCAGATTGAGAGGGTTTATCAGTCGATGCCGGTTTCGGACAATGTGGATGGTCAGGGTGGTGAGGGGGTGAGTAGGGAGCTGAAAATCGAGGCTGGTGTGAAGATTGGCTTCGCGCTTGGGGGAGGGAAGAAGGAGAGAGGGGAGAGTTCGAAGCTGGTCTTTGAGGAGGTGGAGGATGAAAAGAAGAGTAAGAAGGCGAAAACTGGTGGTGGCGGTGGGGCAGGGAGCGCGGCGTTGGAGGAGTTGAtgagggaggaggagaggaagaaggAGAGGGTGAATAGGAAGGACTATTGGGTGTGTGAGGGGATTATTGTGAAGGTTATGAGTAAGGCGTTGGCGGAGAAGGGGTACTATAAGCAGAAAGGGGTTGTGAGGAAAGTGATTGATAAGTATGTTGGAGAGATTCAGATGCTTGAGAGTAAGCATGTGTTGAGAGTTGATCAGAAGGAGCTTGAGACGGTGATTCCGCAGATTGGCTGCCTTGTGAAGATAGTGAACGGGGCGTATAGAGGGTCGAATGCAAGGTTGCTGGCGGTGGACACGGATAAGTTTTGTGCTAAGGTGCAGATAGAGAAGGGTGTGTATGATGGTAGGGTGCTTCAAGCTGTTGACTATGAGGATATTTGTAAACTTGCCTAG